Genomic window (Streptococcus porcinus):
GATCTCCAGCAGCAATTGCAGTTGCAATTAAGCTCACTAGTGTTGAATCATCAGATTCTGCAGGGATGTACCCGGGTAATAATTCCCAGTCATCTTTTTCTTGACTTTTTATTGTAAATGATTGATTACTATTACCTAAAGTGTTTCCTTTTCGACCGAACAGGCGTTGAAATATTCCCATTAAATTCCTCCTTTCATCTCCTCATGATATGATGACAGACCAGTGGTCTATAGACTTTATATGCTAATGCTATTATATAATGAAAACGCATTTATGATTGGCTTTTTTGTGTTTTTTCATTTTCAGATATTATCATTGAAATGAAAATAAAGAAAATGTGAACTTTTTCTCAAGTTTTTGTTTTTTTATTGTTTTTTCTAAAAAACCGCTTTCATTTTCAACCGCTTTCATATAAACTATGATTGTCACTTACTCAATGACAGATTTTTTAATCGAAATGTCCAGAAAATTATAATTATTAAATAACCCCTATTTTGTAAACTAAATAAATTATATAAAGGAGAGGCTTATGTTACTCACTATTTTGGCTTATGCCATGATTGCCATTTTCATGTACGTGGTTATGTCCAAGAAAATGTCACCTCTATCAGCATTAGTAATGGTTCCCCTTGTTTTCACCATTATTGCTTTCTTTACTGGCGTCGCTGATATTACTGCAGATCAAGCATTTGTAAAATCACTTGGTGATGCAAAAATTGCCAACAATTTATCAGCAGTTGGACCAATGGTTCTATATGGAATCAATCAAACAGCAAAAACAGGGATTATGCTACTCTTTGCAATCCTTTACTTTTCAATCATGTTGGACACTGGCTTATTTGATCCAATAACTGAAAAGATGATTCGTTTTGCCAAAGGCGATCCAATGAAGGTTTTAATGGCAACAGCTATTGTATCAGCAGCCGTTTCAATGAATGGTGATGGTACAACAACAACCTTAATTGTTGTCTCAGCCTTCTTACCAATCTACCAAAAATTAAATATGAAAGTCATGAACCTTGGTGTCTTGATTATTCTTCAGAACACTATCATGAACTTACTGCCTTGGGGAGGTCCAACAGCGCGTGCCATGTCTGTCCTTAATGTCGGCTCTGAAATTTTAGCCTTCCTAGCGCCTGGAATGATTATTTCACTCCTTTACGTTATTTTCATTGTAGCTCCAAGCATGGGACGTAAAGAACGTAAACGTTTGGGGATTACAAATCTATCAGATCAAGAAATGAAAAAACTAACAGAGATTTCTGATCCTGAAAAAGAAGCAACTCGTCGTCCAGATTTATTCCTTTTCAATGGAATTATGACTATCGTTCTTATTACATGGTTAGTCGCTGGATCATTTATTCCAGCCATTCAAGTCCCTTCTCTTTTACTCTTTGCAGTTGGAACAATTGTAGCTCTCATGGTGAACTATCCTAACCTAAAAGACCAATCTAAACGTATTGGTGATAATGCTGGCGATGCCGTGCAAGTTGTTATTCTCGTTTTTGCTGCCGGGATTTTTATGGGACTCTTCCAAGGATCAGGTATGGCAAATGCTTTAGCGCAAAGCTTTACAACCATTATTCCTAAACAACTGGCTGGTTTCTGGGGATTAATTATTGCCCTCTTATCTGCTCCAGGTACTTTCTTCTTATCAAATGATGGTTTCTACTATGGCATCATGCCAGTCCTAGCTCAAGCTGGTGCTCGGTACGGATTTGACAACATGTCAATG
Coding sequences:
- a CDS encoding CitMHS family transporter, giving the protein MLLTILAYAMIAIFMYVVMSKKMSPLSALVMVPLVFTIIAFFTGVADITADQAFVKSLGDAKIANNLSAVGPMVLYGINQTAKTGIMLLFAILYFSIMLDTGLFDPITEKMIRFAKGDPMKVLMATAIVSAAVSMNGDGTTTTLIVVSAFLPIYQKLNMKVMNLGVLIILQNTIMNLLPWGGPTARAMSVLNVGSEILAFLAPGMIISLLYVIFIVAPSMGRKERKRLGITNLSDQEMKKLTEISDPEKEATRRPDLFLFNGIMTIVLITWLVAGSFIPAIQVPSLLLFAVGTIVALMVNYPNLKDQSKRIGDNAGDAVQVVILVFAAGIFMGLFQGSGMANALAQSFTTIIPKQLAGFWGLIIALLSAPGTFFLSNDGFYYGIMPVLAQAGARYGFDNMSMALASLMGQAFHLLSPLVAFIYLLLRLTGLDMGEWQRTAGKYALGIFIIFILTIILMGHMPIYIPQ